A single Lysinibacter sp. HNR DNA region contains:
- a CDS encoding HRDC domain-containing protein: MSDWQLVTDQDAFHSAIDLLASGTGALGVDAERASGYRYAQRAYLIQFYREGAGTFLFDPVAIESFAPLQDRLSQIEWVFHAASQDLPSLREVGLDPVTIFDTELAARLLGMPRVGLGAVVEELLGIHLAKEHSAVDWSTRPLPVSWLDYAAADVELLPTLREILSQHLAQSEKTEFAHEEFIDVLHRQPKPPPEDPWRKMSGIHKITGLRNLAVARELWLSRDELARTSDISPGRLIPDAAIVSAALEMPRSKKELAAIKTFNGRASKREIDRWWEAVLAGRKAEQLPLARPKNTHTIPPHRTWKSRYPEAYNRLSLVREALIELGAQVNIPLENLVTPEVLRRICWSPPQELTTKSVSLALGEAGARPWQINLAGETIASTLVDIHQNIHESSEEDSLKN; encoded by the coding sequence AATTGACCTGCTCGCCTCGGGAACGGGCGCGCTCGGTGTTGATGCGGAAAGAGCCTCCGGATATAGATATGCGCAGAGGGCATATCTTATCCAGTTTTACCGAGAGGGTGCAGGAACTTTTCTCTTTGACCCGGTGGCCATTGAATCTTTTGCCCCCCTACAAGACAGGCTTAGCCAGATTGAATGGGTATTCCACGCCGCAAGCCAGGACCTTCCCAGCCTACGCGAGGTGGGACTCGATCCCGTCACCATATTTGATACCGAGCTTGCGGCGCGCCTGCTGGGGATGCCCCGCGTCGGACTGGGCGCTGTTGTTGAGGAGCTACTCGGTATTCACCTGGCAAAAGAACACTCTGCTGTGGACTGGTCCACCCGGCCACTTCCCGTCTCCTGGCTCGATTATGCTGCAGCTGATGTAGAGCTACTTCCGACCCTGCGCGAAATTCTTTCGCAGCACCTTGCGCAATCGGAAAAAACGGAGTTTGCCCACGAAGAATTTATTGATGTTCTTCACCGACAACCCAAGCCTCCTCCCGAAGACCCCTGGCGTAAAATGTCAGGAATCCACAAAATCACGGGCTTACGCAACCTCGCTGTTGCCCGGGAACTCTGGCTTTCCCGAGACGAGCTTGCCCGCACCTCCGATATCTCTCCCGGTCGCTTAATACCCGATGCTGCCATTGTGAGTGCCGCCCTTGAAATGCCACGCTCAAAAAAAGAACTCGCTGCGATCAAAACCTTTAACGGGCGCGCCAGCAAGCGCGAAATCGACCGCTGGTGGGAAGCTGTTTTGGCCGGGCGAAAAGCTGAACAGCTTCCCCTCGCCCGCCCAAAAAATACACACACAATTCCCCCGCACCGCACGTGGAAAAGCCGTTATCCTGAAGCTTATAATCGCCTCAGCCTGGTGCGTGAAGCCCTTATTGAGCTGGGGGCCCAGGTCAACATTCCTCTTGAAAATCTTGTAACCCCCGAGGTCTTACGCAGAATCTGCTGGAGCCCTCCGCAGGAACTCACTACGAAGTCTGTCTCTCTTGCCCTCGGGGAGGCGGGGGCTAGACCCTGGCAGATCAATCTGGCGGGCGAAACCATTGCCTCGACGCTTGTAGATATACACCAAAATATTCACGAGTCGTCCGAAGAGGATTCGTTGAAAAACTAA
- a CDS encoding thiolase family protein: MAAINEVVFVDGVRTPFGRAGEKGMYWNTRADDLVVKALVGLLERNPQIPRDKIDDVAIAATTQQGDQGLTLGRTAALLAGLPKTVPGFAIDRMCAGAMTATSMMGACIGFGQYDIAIAGGVEHMGRHPMGFNADPNPRFLAERMVSEDALNMGMTAENIHDRFPHLTKERADRYALRSQQKVAAAYEAGKIQPDLIPVALRTTSGWGLATRDEAPRPDTTMEGLAALKTPFRPHGRVTAGNASGLNDGATACVLASRDAVKEFGLQAKMKLVSFAYAGVEPEIMGIGPVPSTEKALRKAGLTIKDIGLFELNEAFAVQVLSFLDYFGIDDDDPRVNLYGGAIALGHPLASSGVRLMNQLAHQFAEHPEVRYGVTAMCVGLGQGGTMIWENPHYTGRAKTAQKK, encoded by the coding sequence GTGGCCGCGATAAACGAGGTTGTATTTGTTGACGGTGTAAGAACACCGTTTGGTCGAGCGGGAGAGAAAGGCATGTATTGGAATACCCGCGCCGACGATCTGGTTGTCAAGGCCCTAGTGGGTCTTTTGGAACGAAATCCACAAATACCTCGAGATAAAATCGACGATGTAGCAATCGCAGCCACCACCCAACAGGGTGATCAGGGCCTTACCCTGGGCCGCACGGCTGCGCTTCTTGCGGGACTCCCCAAAACAGTGCCGGGATTTGCCATAGACCGCATGTGTGCCGGGGCAATGACCGCAACCTCCATGATGGGGGCATGTATTGGTTTTGGCCAGTATGACATCGCAATTGCCGGTGGTGTTGAGCACATGGGGCGGCACCCGATGGGCTTTAACGCCGACCCCAACCCACGGTTTCTTGCGGAACGCATGGTAAGCGAAGACGCACTTAACATGGGAATGACCGCAGAGAACATCCACGACCGTTTTCCGCACCTGACAAAAGAACGTGCTGACCGCTATGCCCTTCGCAGCCAGCAGAAGGTCGCGGCCGCTTACGAAGCGGGAAAGATCCAACCCGATCTCATTCCGGTTGCCCTGCGCACCACTTCTGGGTGGGGTTTGGCAACGCGTGATGAAGCTCCCCGACCAGACACCACAATGGAGGGTTTGGCCGCCCTCAAAACACCCTTTCGCCCGCACGGTCGAGTAACCGCGGGAAATGCCTCCGGTCTCAATGACGGGGCCACGGCGTGTGTTCTTGCGAGCAGAGATGCGGTCAAAGAGTTTGGACTCCAAGCCAAAATGAAACTGGTGAGTTTTGCCTATGCTGGTGTAGAGCCAGAGATCATGGGGATTGGCCCCGTCCCCTCCACCGAAAAAGCGCTACGCAAAGCGGGGCTCACAATCAAGGATATTGGTCTTTTTGAACTCAACGAGGCCTTTGCGGTGCAGGTGCTCTCTTTCCTCGATTACTTTGGGATTGATGATGATGACCCGCGAGTTAACCTCTACGGCGGAGCTATCGCGCTCGGACATCCCCTAGCGTCATCGGGAGTGCGTCTCATGAATCAGCTCGCCCACCAATTCGCCGAGCATCCCGAGGTTCGATACGGCGTCACCGCGATGTGTGTTGGTCTGGGTCAAGGCGGAACCATGATCTGGGAAAACCCACACTATACCGGCCGCGCAAAAACAGCACAGAAGAAGTAA